CTCCACATCAACTGGTTTATCCAAAATGTCTTTTGAGATATTCAGCGACTCAATGGCATATGGACTTTGAAGGAGTTCTTCTAACTTTTGAACCCCAACTTTATAAGCCGAGTCTTGTGCTAGGGCGTGTCTGGCTGACCACTCTAAGAGTTTGAGAAGGACCTTCACCGTAAACATAGCACTGCGTTCCGCATATTGAACCGCTTGGTGTTCCTGTTGTTCGGATGACATCATTTCCTCCTTTATATGATTCCCCATCAAAACAATAGGGTGCTTTCATGATACGAAAGCACCCTTGATTTTGGTATCACAATAAAGATAGGAAAAAGACGATTCCATTCCAAGACAGGTGAACGAGAGTTGAGCTCAAGCAGTCTGTTTGCCCTCTAACCACACCAAGTGTGAGACCTAAACTCCCATAAAGCACCCAAGTGAATAGACTGGATGGGTGATGAGCTAAAGCAAAAAGGGAACTCGTTAACAACACTTGAACCACTGGTTGAGACAAGACTCTCCACAACACCTCTCTATAAAAGACTTCTTCCACAACACTGGCATTAAGGAGAAAAAGAATAAAGGACAGAACAGGAATCTGGTCTTGAACAGTCACTAACGTTTCTTGGTTTGGTTCGCTTCCTGAAAATAGAGCACTCATAATAAGAGCAATACTTACCATGACACCTAGACTACCACACACCCAAAGCCCTCTCTCCTTAAAGGATAGGTTTCTTTTAGGTATCTGGTACCTTTTCCAGCTCCACAATATCAGGGCTAGAAACGTCACTTGTAAAACAGGTAACCATGCCCCATTTAGCCAACCAACCAGGTACAAACTCACTAGGAGACCATTGACATGAATGGCTCCGTACATCACTAATAGTCGTTTCATCGCTATCTCCTAAACAAGTCTTCATAGTCAATCTCTAAGACGCTCACTATTTTCTCCACCCATTTGCCTTGTGGCATGAGACGATGGGATTTGTAGTGACGAAAGGTTTGGTAGAGACGGTTAAACTCACTAGGGTAGACGTATTGTCCCTTAAACATCTGTCGAGCAAGGTCGGCCCATGTCATACCCTTTTCCAAAACAAGACTTTCTAAATTTTCCCAAAAGCGTTCGTTCATAGCTCCTCCTTATGTCGTCATGTCCTTAAAAAGATGTTCACGAAAGGAAACCACTTTTTGACTTCTCGGAAGAAAGGTTCTCGCTTCATCTAAACTCATATCGGGATACACGTTATCCTCACAAACCACAATTGGGAGACGAAGATTCTGGTCAGGTTTCCGTAGAACTAACGTCACTAACTCACTCAATTTCATCTCTCTATGACCTTTAAACCGTTGTAGCGAGGGGGATAAGAGCGTAAAACAATCACTGCTTTTGGTAAACAAGCCCAATAAGCCTTCACGTGACAGGTTACTTACTTCTTTACTGGAGTAGGAAATACCATGCGAGTCACAAAAAGACAGGAGTTTCTGATTCCGACTGTTATTTCGACTTAAATAGATTTCTAACATCGCTTCCTCCTACACAGATAGCTCCTTCTCTAATGCTTGAGTTAGTGGGGTAAACACCTTACTCATATCAATAGGTGACCTGCCTTCACAAAAACTCTTTACTGTAATCAGTGTAGTCAATAAACCATCTTTTCCATTTGCCATATAATGTTGACCAAATACCCTAAAGGCGAGATTGTTCTCATCCGTTAGATAAGTATCAACACCATTTTTGATGTCTTGGGTTTCGATAAATTCAAAAATACGATGTAAGTTGGACTCGTAAGCTAACGGATAATTCATTTCTTTGTGGTAGTCATCCTCAAAAGTGACATCAATGTCACAATCATAATTGGGTAAAGAAGCAATCATTTCCGAAAATCTCTCTACTTCTGCTTGATGTATGGCTTCTTCTAGATCCGTGCAGTTCCTAATACTTTTACTATGTAATAATTTCATGTTTTTCTTCCTCTTCAATCTTTCTAAATTCTCTAGCAATGGCTTCAATAACAGTGACGGTCACGCTATTGCCTGCTTGTTTATACAACTGACTTTTACTGGATACCCTCTCAGCTCTGTCATAAGCCCAATCAGGAAACCCCTGAAGTCTAAAACACTCTCTAGGTGTTAGGCGTCTGATTCTCAACCGATACAGTTTTCCCTCTAGGATTATTCCAGTCACTTCATACCACTTGTCCTTACGGTATTCCAAAGCAGCAACTACCACTCCCATATTGTCAGAAGTGGTTAAGGTATTTGAAATCCCCTTTCCCACTCGTCCTCTGCGTTTGGTAGACTCTGGGTAAGCAAGATTGACAGAATCTCCCACTATTGCCTTGGCATAGCCTAGTTTGGTCGCTTCCCTAATTTTCAAATGTGGCGCTTCTTCACGACAGAGAATCTTAGGAACTTTATCCCCTCCTTGCATCGTGGTCAGCGTTGGAGAAAGCCCTGAAAGGTCATAGACTCGTCCAGTTTGGATAAAAGAAGTTGGTAAAGTTCCTGCGACAACTACACCATGCCGATCTTGGCTAGTTAAAGTAAACATCGGATCATCGTTCCCTTTAAAGCGTCTCCCATGTTGGCGTTTTTCTAGCCTATCAGGGGTTAAAACTGGAATGGCAATTTTAGTTCCCTCACCTTTTCCTCTGGTTAAGGTTGGTGCTATCCCACGTGATAAATAGACTTCTCCATTCATCCCTTTGCCTGACGGATTAACATTACCTAATCGTTCAAGACTAGCTGAGCTGTTTTCTCCTCTGAGAGGAAATAGGAATCGGGGACGGTATCTTCTAGAATGTCCGATAATAAAAATTCTTTCACGGTTTTGCGGCACTTGGAAATCTTTACTGTTAAGCACCTGCCATTCAACATCATACCCCAACTCATCCAATGTGGTGAGGATTGTTCTAAACGTCCTGCCCTTGTCGTGACTGAGTAAGCCTTTGACGTTTTCCAAGAATAGAAAACGTGGTTGGATCTGTTTGGCCGCTCGAGCAATCTCGAAGAACAAAGTTCCCCTAGTATCCTCAAATCCCAATCGTCTGCCTGCGAGTGAAAATGCCTGACAAGGGAATCCCCCACAGATGATGTCCACTTGCCCTCTAAGTTGTCTAAAGTCTTGGTCTGTGACTTGTCTAATGTCATGAAATTCTATTTCTCCTTCCGTATCGTATATGGCTTGATAGGATTTCCTCGCAAACTTATCAATCTCACAAAAGCCAATACACTCATGGCCCTGACGGGTTAACCCCAGTCGAAAGCCTCCAATTCCTGCAAACAAATCTAAAAATTTCATGTCTCTCATTCCTTTCTGACAAAACTATAATGAATTGAATAAAGGTTAGGACATCGTTAAGTAGCTTTGATGAATTCTAGTCCTATCTGCAACTCCTTGCCTTGTCCTATTCCTCTCTCAATCCATTATAAAAAGGACCTTACTTCTTGCGTAACGTCCTTTCTTAACAATGATCTTCCATTTCTGGGGCAGTGATAAGTTCAAAAATAAACCAAATCATTCCTAATCCCCAAATACCTAATAATATCCACCAAAACATCTTACTCACCCCCTTTTAGTTCTTTTAAGCGTTGGACCTTGGTCCATTCGGATAAGACGCCATTAAAGACGTATTCCGCTATCGTTTCTGATTTATCCGCAAACCTCATATTCTCTAAAGCGTACTGATAACGATGATCAAAATAAATCATGGCATAATCACTAGCAGCCTGTGAAAGACCAACTTGTCTCAACTGGTCATGAACCAAACCCCAAATATAATCTTTGTCGTATCTTGTGACTCGGTCTACTTTACGTTGAAAATTGTCATTGTCATTTTTCTTACTTGTTTGACTTTCTTTCTCCTCCTCGTCCTCAATGACTGACTCACTCTCTTTAGTTTCACTCATATCAGTCTCACTAACTTCAGTCTCACTAGTGGCTGAATTTAAGACCGGCCCCGGCTGATTTTGACCCCCCCCTAGTGTTTTTTGAACACTACCCCCGTTTGAATTTGAGACTGGGGTTGGTTCATGTTCCAACTCCCCCAAATAAATCTTATTGGCCAAGCGTCCTTTTTCACTGGAAGATTGTTGGACTTCATCAATCAAACCGTACTCTCGTAAGGTTTTCTTAATCGTCAGTAATTTTGACTTGGAACAGCCAAGTAGTGCCATGAGTTTGGAGTTGGAATAGACCAAATAGATAGCCCCATCTTCATCTATCCACCCTCTACTTAATGACAATTCCAAACGATCTTTGAGAACAGCATAAGCGACCTTAACCTCAAGTTTCATGTCCTTGTAGCGGTCACTCTCAAATAAGAGTTTAGGGAGTTTATAGTAACGCTCTGACGTTTGATAGTGATTTGCGGTGATACGTTTCATGATTGTCCCTCCAACACTAACAGGCCAACATTCCCCATGTCATCAAACTGGATTAAGCCAGACTCTTCCATTTCAACAACAATCCGCTTTGCTTTCTCGATGTCAATTCTCATGATAGCCATGAGATGCCACATCACAATTTGTCGTGATGACTGTTCATTCTTTTGCATGATTTTCCTCCTAAAAATAAAAAGCGAGAACACTTATTAGAATGTTCTCGTTTAGTTAACTTATTACTGACGTATCTATTTTTTGTCTACGCAGTCGACATCCAAACAGACGTTCACATCAATGTACTTTTTTTGCACCTTTTTTATGTCAAAATCACTCTTTTCAATAAAGACAAAATGCTTGAAAAAGTGCTTAAAATAAAGGATTTTTACCCTTTGCTTCGTTGTAGCAACACTACGCACTCCACGTGATGCGTATTCGGGAACAAATCAACTGGTTGTACTTTTATGAGTTTGTAGCCAAGTTCTTGATAGAGCTTGATATCACGCGCCATGGTTGCTGGGTTACATGAGATATAAGTGATTTTTTCTGGCTGCATAGCAACGCTAGCTTTGATGAAGTTTTCTGTCAAACCTTTACGTGGCGGGTCAACCAAAATAACGCTTGGTTTGATACCATCTTTGCTCCAAGTTGCCATAGCATGTTCTGCCGAATCAGCGACATAATGCGCATTAGTGATACCATTTAGCGCAGCATTACGCTTAGCATCTTCCACAGCTTCTTCAATCACTTCAACACCGTAAACGGCTTTAACATTTTTGGCAAATGAAAGCCCGATTGTACCAATTCCAGAATAAGCATCAATCACAATATCTTCAGGCGTCAAGTCTGAAAAATCAATGGCAGTTTGATAAAGTCTTTCGGCCATTTCAGTGTTGACTTGGTAGAATGAAAGCGCTGAGATTTCATATTGATTGCCAAGCATACTATCAACAATCGTATCTTTACCATACAATGTCTTAAACTCTTTACCGAAAATCGCATTGGTATTTTTATCGTTAATATTTTGAACGATTGATTTAACCGCCGGAAATTCTGCCACAATTTTCTCAATGATTTGCTCAATACGGAAGACTTTTGGACGTGTTGTCACAAAAACCAGCATCATTTCACCAGAATAATGTCCACGACGAACAACCAAATTACGAATCAATCCAGTTTGCTCTTTTTCATCATAAGGTTTAAGGTCAAAACGGCGAAGCAAATCACGGGTAAAATTAATCAAACGGTCGATTTCTTTGTTTTGAATATAATAATCAGAAATCGGCATCAAATCATGCGAATGTTTACGGAAAAATCCTGTCTCCAACTGACCATTAACACGACGAACTGGCACTTGTGCTTTATTTCGGTAAGCGTATGGATGCGCCATACCAAGTGTTTCTGACACCTCAACATCTGAAATACCAGCTGTTTTATAGAGATTATCCATTACTTGCTTGCGTTTAAATTTTAACTGTTCAGCATATGCAAGATGCCCAAAATCCGCAATTCCTGTACGCAAATAATCTACATTCAAATCTTGATTGCGGTGTTCAGAGACTGTCACATACTCCTCAACTTTACCAAATCCGATGTTCTTTTTCACTTTCAAGACGCGCATTTTGATTTTCTCACCTGGAAGTGCATTTTCAACAAAAAAGACGAAACCGTCAACCTTGGCAACACCTGCTCCTTCGTGTGATAAATCCGTGATTTCAGCATCTACAATAGCATTTTTACTTAACATAATTTCCTTTCAGCCAATTCTAAATTGGCAATGTTCTATTTCTCGGTCTCTTTTCCCTATAATAAAAATAGAGAAGCTTAACTGCCTCTCTATTATATCATATCTCTTCCTACCGCAAGCCAAGTTCTTTTAACTCTTCTTGATATTTATCAAAATCAATGGCAATTCCTAAGCCGCCATACATATCGTAGTCATCTGTCCAGTCACCTTCGGCTGGAATAGTTGTTTGCTCGATACCTTCTTGACCGCTCGTGATAAGAGATAAGCCTTCTTTTAGGAGAAATGGATAGGAAATGTTCGTTGAGGTCAAAGCATAGATGTTACCAATTGCAGCTGAGCCTGTAAAGAGTTTTGACGGGTCTTTAATCTGGTTGATAATGGCAGAAATAACTTGTTGCTGGCGCTGCGTCCGACCATAGTCACCGTCATCATCTTTACGGAAACGGGCATAATTGAGCAAGGTACGACCATCCATTTTTTGTGTTCCAACTTCAATCGTTTGATTTGGAACAGTACCGTCAGCCTGCATATTGAGGTCATCAGGAACTTCAACAGACGAAACTGCTTGACCATCAACCGTACCAAATTTGGCGTCTATTTCAACACCATTTGGGAACAAGGTATCAATGGCTTCTGCAAAGGTTTCAAAGTCAACCATGACATAATATTTGATATTAATATCAAAATTATCTTTCAACGTCTGGCGCATGAGTTCTGCCCCTTGGTTGTCATCTTGTTCACCAATATTAAATGCGACATTCAATTTTTGGTCATTTGAATAAGCATTGTAGCTGACACCGTCAATATTGACCAAGGTATCACGCATAAAGCTGACTAATTTAATCTTTCCGTCGCTGTTGCCAATATTCATCACCATAATCGTATCGGTTCGGGCATCCGAAGACCCTTGCGTAATCCGCTGGTCACTTCCTAAAATGAGAATATTAGTACCGTCATCGCTATCTTCCCCATTGAATGTTTCTGTTACGGCTGCTGTGTAATTTGTCTCACCAGTTGAAACATCATTAACACCTTTGAAAAACATGTAAATCATCCCTGCCATGACAAGAATCACTAAGAAACCAAGAAGTTTCAACAGACGCTTAATACGAATTCTGCGACGCTTCTTTTTGGGTTTCTTTACTTTTTTAGGCGTTACAGGTTCGGGTTCTTGATAAAATGCCTCATCATAATTGTCTTGATAAGTTGGAAAAATCTCTGACTGCTGCTCGCTCGTTCTTCTAAAGGAACGTTTCGACTGCTTTTTTTCTTCTGGGTATTTGGGAAGCCCTTGAGATGTCCAATTATCGTCATCATAATAATCCATTTGATTATCATAAGCATCGTCATAATAATCATCGTAGTAATTATCATTATAGGCAGACGACGGCTGAGAGCTTGGTGACTCGCTGACCTCACTAGCTTGTTTTTTATTGTAAAGATAGTCAAATTCTTGTTTTTCGCGCGCACTTAAATACTCAAGATTACTCAAGAGGTATTTGTATCTTAATTCTTCGTGCCGACTTAAATTACTTCTTGTCATATCTTTCCCATTTTCATCAGATTAGAGCAAGCACAAACGCTTAACAATTCCTAAATACCAAAAATCAGAGGATTTTATAGTTTATAAACATCATAACGTCCGAGGATTTTATAGCCAATACTAAGAATACTCAATTCTTCTAGTGCAAATGACACTAGTGTATCATTTTTATTTTCAACATCAACGATGAAAAAATATTCTCCCAAAGCTGTTTTTAAAGGGCGACTTTCAATTTTAGTCAAATCAATGCCACGCCAAGCAAAAACAGATAATGCTTTATAAAGCGCACCAGGCAAGTTATCTGGCAAGGTCAATGCCAATGAAACTTTTTGATTGAGTTTTGCCAAATCAAACGACCGTTTTTGATGGCCTAGTACCCAAAAGCGCGTGTAGTTTTCATCCATTTCTTGAATATCTTGGGCAATAATTTCCAAACCGTATTCTTTTGCGGCAGCTACTGGCGCAATGGCAGCAAAGTTTTCCTCTGGATTTTCGGCAATGAAACGTGCGGCATAAGCCGTACTAACCGTCATCTCAATTTTTGCTGCTGGATAATGTGCTTTAATGTATTTTTTCCCTTGAGCAATAGCTTGCGGGTGTGAAAAAATCTTTTCAATTTTCTTTGTTTGTGTTGTTGCTAAAAGCTGTTGTTTAATCGGTTGAATGATTTCTGCAATCGCCTCAATTTCAGCTTGATGAAAAAGGTAATCCAACGTTTCATGCACCGAACCCTCGATTGAATTTTCAACAGGGATAATGGCATAATCCACAAAACCTTCTTCATAAGATTTGATAACTTCGGTGATATTTGCAAAAGGCATGCGATTAGCTTCTGGAAATGCCTTAACAGCAACATTATGCGTAAAAGAAGCACTTGGTCCTAAATAGCCAACTTTCATCCGATTTCCTCAACAATTTCTTCAGGCGTTTTACCAGCCACGTCAATAATACGATTAGCTGCTGCTTCATACATTTCTTGGCGACCATCAAAGATTTCTTTGAAAGCTTCCTTGCTGTTGTTGACAAACAAAGGACGAACATTTTCTGTATCATGCTCAATGCGGTCATAAAGCGTTTCAAAGTCTGATTTTAGGTAAATCGTTTCTGGATTTTTTGCTAAAATCTCTCTGTTAATCGGATTGATGACAACACCACCACCAGTTGAAATGACTTGGTCAGAATCAGCCAATTCCGCAAGCACTTGCGACTCAATTTCACGGAATTTAGCTTCACCTTCTTTAGCAAAAAAGTCTGCGATTGACATGCCGATACGCTCTGTAATCAAAGCATCCATATCAATGTAATTTTTATCTAACAATGATGAAATCGTTGATTTCCCAGACCCCATAAAACCAATAATAATTCTAGCCACGTGAGAGTACCTCCAAATCATTAAAGAAGCTTGGGTAGCTTGTATTAATCGCTTCTGCTCGTTCTAGTTCAACGTCTCCGTCTGACACCAAAAGCGCAGCAATGGCAGTCATCATACCGATACGGTGATCACCGAAAGTATTGACTTTAGCGCCATGGAGCGGTGTCTTTCCTTTGATAATCATGCCGTCATCTGTTGGCGTAATGTCAGCACCCATTGCATTAAGAGCATCCGCAACCACCTGAATACGGTCTGTTTCCTTTACTTTCAACTCTTCTGCATCACGAATAATCGTTGTACCATTAGCTTGTGTGGCAAGAAGAGTGATAATTGGCAATTCATCAATCAAACGCGGAATGATTTCGCCACCAATTTCAACGCCGTGAAGTTCAGATGTTTCAACGGTAATCGTTGCTGATTTAGCAATCTCATCAACGTTTGAAATGGTCATTTTGCCCCCCATTTCCTTGATAACATCAATGATACCAGTACGTGTTTCATTGATACCGACATTTTCAAGGGTTACTTTAGCATTTGGAACAATGAGCCCTGCGACTAACCAGAAAGCCGCTGATGAAATATCACCTGGGACAACTACATCTTGACCAGTAAATTCTTGACCACCTTTGATGCGAATTTCTTTGTCATTAACGTCAATTGCACCACCAAACTGAACAATCATATCTTCTGTGTGATTGCGTGTTTTTTCTTTTTCAATGATGACAGACTCACCGTCAGCTTGCAAAGCTGCAAAAATGAGTGCTGACTTCACTTGAGCAGACGCCACAGGAAGTTGATAATGAATCGGTTTAAGCGCTTTGCTACCACGCATAGTAAGCGGTGGCAAATCACGGTCTGTTTGCCCTGACACTTCAACTCCCATTTGACGAAGCGGAATTGTCACGCGGTCCATTGGGCGTTTTGACAAACTGTCATCACCAAACATTTCAACCGTAAAATCTTGCCCTGCTAACACGCCAGAAATCAAGCGGATTGATGTTCCTGAATTTCCCATATCTAGTTTGTTTTTTGGAGCCTTAAGCCCGTCAAAGCCAACACCTGTAATGGTTACGATGTTACCGTCATCTTGGATATCAACCCCTAAATCACGAAATACTTGCATTGTTGACAGCACATCTTCACCACGCAAAATATCATGAACAGTTGTTGTTCCCTTGGCAAGACTGCCGAACATAATTGAACGGTGACTGATTGACTTATCTCCAGGAACTCGCAAAGTTCCTTTTAATTGTGACACATTTGTCAGTAATTTCATACAACTCTCCCATGATATAGTTTTAATTCTATTGTATCATAAAATAACTGAAAATTTGAACAGTTCTCTAAAATTACTCTTAACAAAAGCTTGCAAATTCATTATGAAACTATCTCAAAACAAAGACATTTCGTCCCAAAACCTCTTTCTCACTTTAGCTCGAAGCATTAAAATTTCTCAAAAAAACAACTGAAATAAATTCAGTTGTTTAATCGTTTTATTTTTTACTGTTATCGTCATCCATTGAAAGCACTGACAAGAAGGCTTCTTGTGGCACTTCAACAGAACCAATAGCCTTCATACGTTTTTTACCTGCTTTTTGTTTTTCAAGCAATTTACGTTTACGAGAAACGTCACCACCGTAACATTTGGCAAGCACGTTTTTACGAAGAGCTTTAATATCTGAGCGTGCAACGATTTTTTGACCGATAGCTGCTTGAATTGGCACTTCGAATTGTTGACGTGGAATGATTTTCTTGAGTTTTTCAACGATTAATTTACCACGTTCATAAGCAAATTCGTTGTGAACAATGAAGCTGAGCGCATCAACTTTATCACCGTTAAGGAGAATATCCATTTTAACCAATTTTGATTTACGGTATTCTGAAATTTCGTAATCAAAACTTGCATAACCACGTGTTGATGATTTCAATTTATCAAAGAAATCAAAGACAATTTCAGCAAGCGGAATCTGGTAAATGATATTGACACGATTTTCATCAATGTAATCCATTGTCACAAAGTCGCCACGTTTGCGTTGGGCAAGTTCCATAACTGCTCCGACAAATTCTTGTGGAACCATGATTTGTGCTTTCACATATGGTTCTTCGATACTTGCAACCTTAGTTGGGTCTGGGAATTCAGACGGATTTGACACCTCAAGCATTTCGCCGTCAGTCGTGTTAACATGGTAAACAACGGATGGCGCTGTCATAATCAAATCAATGTTGAATTCACGTTCCAAACGTTCTTGGATAACGTCCATGTGAAGCAAACCAAGGAAACCACAACGGAAACCAAAGCCAAGAGCTTGTGATGTTTCAGGCTCGAATTGGAGACTTGCATCGTTCAATTGTAATTTTTCAAGTGCTTCACGGAGGTCGTTGTATTTATTTGATTCGATTGGGTAAAGACCAGCAAATACCATTGGGTTCATTTGTTTGTAACCATGAAGCGGTGCTTCTGCTGGATTTTCAGCAAGAGTTACTGTATCACCCACACGAGTATCAGCAACTGTCTTGATTGACGCTGCGATATAACCAACATCACCAGTTGCTAAGAAATCACGTCCAACAGCTTTTGGCGTGAAGATACCAACTTCTGTAACATCAAACGTTTTACCATTTGACATCAATTGAATCTTATCACCAGGTTTTACCATACCATTAACGATACGAACTTGCAGAATAACCCCGCGGTAAGCATCATAAACAGAGTCAAAGATAAGCGCTTGAAGCGGTGCTTCAACATCTCCTGCTGGCGCTGGCACGTACTCAACAATTTGTTCAAGGATTTCTTCAATCCCGATACCTGCTTTTGCTGAAGCAAGCACAGCCTCTGAAGCATCAAGACCAATCACATCTTCGATTTCTTGACGCACACGCTCTGGATCTGCTGCTGGCAAATCAATTTTATTGATAACTGGCAGAATTTCCAAATCATTATCAAGGGCTAGGTAAACATTGGCAAGGGTTTGAGCTTCGATACCTTGTGCCGCATCGACAACCAAAATTGCCCCCTCACAAGCCGCCAAAGAACGTGACACCTCATATGAAAAGTCAACGTGTCCTGGGGTGTCAATCAAGTGGAAAATGTAGGTTTCACCGTCTTTAGCCGTGTAGTTCAACTCAATCGCATTAAGCTTAATCGTGATACCACGCTCACGCTCCAAATCCATGCTATCCAAGAGTTGAGCTTGCATTTCACGACTAGAAACCGTCTCAGTTTTTTCCAAAATACGGTCAGCCAAAGTTGACTTCCCGTGGTCAATATGTGCAATAATAGAGAAATTACGAATCTTCTCTTGTCGTTTTTTTAATTCTTGAATATCCATCTTACAATCCTATACAATTAATCATTGTTTCTATTATAACAGATAAACAGAAACGTTGCTATAAAAAGTTTTAGAAGTCATTTCAAGAAAAGAAAAAAGCATCATAAGATGCTAAAAAGGTTAAATATTATAAAATGATTTCGTCTAAAAGCATATTAGTGTTTTATGGTTACTTAAATCTTGAGAGTACAAAAACTTTCTAATACGAATTTTCGTATATTGTTTTGTTTTACGGTTACTTAAATCTTGAGAGTACAAAAACCTGGATAAATACGGAATACCAGTTAGTAATGTTTTACGGTTACTTAAATCTTGAGAGTACA
This sequence is a window from Streptococcus macedonicus ACA-DC 198. Protein-coding genes within it:
- a CDS encoding Modification methylase HgiDII; translated protein: MKFLDLFAGIGGFRLGLTRQGHECIGFCEIDKFARKSYQAIYDTEGEIEFHDIRQVTDQDFRQLRGQVDIICGGFPCQAFSLAGRRLGFEDTRGTLFFEIARAAKQIQPRFLFLENVKGLLSHDKGRTFRTILTTLDELGYDVEWQVLNSKDFQVPQNRERIFIIGHSRRYRPRFLFPLRGENSSASLERLGNVNPSGKGMNGEVYLSRGIAPTLTRGKGEGTKIAIPVLTPDRLEKRQHGRRFKGNDDPMFTLTSQDRHGVVVAGTLPTSFIQTGRVYDLSGLSPTLTTMQGGDKVPKILCREEAPHLKIREATKLGYAKAIVGDSVNLAYPESTKRRGRVGKGISNTLTTSDNMGVVVAALEYRKDKWYEVTGIILEGKLYRLRIRRLTPRECFRLQGFPDWAYDRAERVSSKSQLYKQAGNSVTVTVIEAIAREFRKIEEEEKHEIIT
- a CDS encoding RNA methyltransferase, TrmA family; translated protein: MLSKNAIVDAEITDLSHEGAGVAKVDGFVFFVENALPGEKIKMRVLKVKKNIGFGKVEEYVTVSEHRNQDLNVDYLRTGIADFGHLAYAEQLKFKRKQVMDNLYKTAGISDVEVSETLGMAHPYAYRNKAQVPVRRVNGQLETGFFRKHSHDLMPISDYYIQNKEIDRLINFTRDLLRRFDLKPYDEKEQTGLIRNLVVRRGHYSGEMMLVFVTTRPKVFRIEQIIEKIVAEFPAVKSIVQNINDKNTNAIFGKEFKTLYGKDTIVDSMLGNQYEISALSFYQVNTEMAERLYQTAIDFSDLTPEDIVIDAYSGIGTIGLSFAKNVKAVYGVEVIEEAVEDAKRNAALNGITNAHYVADSAEHAMATWSKDGIKPSVILVDPPRKGLTENFIKASVAMQPEKITYISCNPATMARDIKLYQELGYKLIKVQPVDLFPNTHHVECVVLLQRSKG
- a CDS encoding Cell envelope-related transcriptional Regulator, LytR family; amino-acid sequence: MSNLEYLSAREKQEFDYLYNKKQASEVSESPSSQPSSAYNDNYYDDYYDDAYDNQMDYYDDDNWTSQGLPKYPEEKKQSKRSFRRTSEQQSEIFPTYQDNYDEAFYQEPEPVTPKKVKKPKKKRRRIRIKRLLKLLGFLVILVMAGMIYMFFKGVNDVSTGETNYTAAVTETFNGEDSDDGTNILILGSDQRITQGSSDARTDTIMVMNIGNSDGKIKLVSFMRDTLVNIDGVSYNAYSNDQKLNVAFNIGEQDDNQGAELMRQTLKDNFDINIKYYVMVDFETFAEAIDTLFPNGVEIDAKFGTVDGQAVSSVEVPDDLNMQADGTVPNQTIEVGTQKMDGRTLLNYARFRKDDDGDYGRTQRQQQVISAIINQIKDPSKLFTGSAAIGNIYALTSTNISYPFLLKEGLSLITSGQEGIEQTTIPAEGDWTDDYDMYGGLGIAIDFDKYQEELKELGLR
- a CDS encoding Prephenate dehydratase, coding for MKVGYLGPSASFTHNVAVKAFPEANRMPFANITEVIKSYEEGFVDYAIIPVENSIEGSVHETLDYLFHQAEIEAIAEIIQPIKQQLLATTQTKKIEKIFSHPQAIAQGKKYIKAHYPAAKIEMTVSTAYAARFIAENPEENFAAIAPVAAAKEYGLEIIAQDIQEMDENYTRFWVLGHQKRSFDLAKLNQKVSLALTLPDNLPGALYKALSVFAWRGIDLTKIESRPLKTALGEYFFIVDVENKNDTLVSFALEELSILSIGYKILGRYDVYKL
- the aroK gene encoding Shikimate kinase I, which produces MARIIIGFMGSGKSTISSLLDKNYIDMDALITERIGMSIADFFAKEGEAKFREIESQVLAELADSDQVISTGGGVVINPINREILAKNPETIYLKSDFETLYDRIEHDTENVRPLFVNNSKEAFKEIFDGRQEMYEAAANRIIDVAGKTPEEIVEEIG
- a CDS encoding 5-Enolpyruvylshikimate-3-phosphate synthase — protein: MKLLTNVSQLKGTLRVPGDKSISHRSIMFGSLAKGTTTVHDILRGEDVLSTMQVFRDLGVDIQDDGNIVTITGVGFDGLKAPKNKLDMGNSGTSIRLISGVLAGQDFTVEMFGDDSLSKRPMDRVTIPLRQMGVEVSGQTDRDLPPLTMRGSKALKPIHYQLPVASAQVKSALIFAALQADGESVIIEKEKTRNHTEDMIVQFGGAIDVNDKEIRIKGGQEFTGQDVVVPGDISSAAFWLVAGLIVPNAKVTLENVGINETRTGIIDVIKEMGGKMTISNVDEIAKSATITVETSELHGVEIGGEIIPRLIDELPIITLLATQANGTTIIRDAEELKVKETDRIQVVADALNAMGADITPTDDGMIIKGKTPLHGAKVNTFGDHRIGMMTAIAALLVSDGDVELERAEAINTSYPSFFNDLEVLSRG
- the lepA gene encoding Translation elongation factor LepA, translating into MDIQELKKRQEKIRNFSIIAHIDHGKSTLADRILEKTETVSSREMQAQLLDSMDLERERGITIKLNAIELNYTAKDGETYIFHLIDTPGHVDFSYEVSRSLAACEGAILVVDAAQGIEAQTLANVYLALDNDLEILPVINKIDLPAADPERVRQEIEDVIGLDASEAVLASAKAGIGIEEILEQIVEYVPAPAGDVEAPLQALIFDSVYDAYRGVILQVRIVNGMVKPGDKIQLMSNGKTFDVTEVGIFTPKAVGRDFLATGDVGYIAASIKTVADTRVGDTVTLAENPAEAPLHGYKQMNPMVFAGLYPIESNKYNDLREALEKLQLNDASLQFEPETSQALGFGFRCGFLGLLHMDVIQERLEREFNIDLIMTAPSVVYHVNTTDGEMLEVSNPSEFPDPTKVASIEEPYVKAQIMVPQEFVGAVMELAQRKRGDFVTMDYIDENRVNIIYQIPLAEIVFDFFDKLKSSTRGYASFDYEISEYRKSKLVKMDILLNGDKVDALSFIVHNEFAYERGKLIVEKLKKIIPRQQFEVPIQAAIGQKIVARSDIKALRKNVLAKCYGGDVSRKRKLLEKQKAGKKRMKAIGSVEVPQEAFLSVLSMDDDNSKK